The DNA window CGGCTGGTAGCCTGCCTTGAGCACCACCGCCGCCACGGGCACCTCGCCCTTCACCGGGTCGGGGGCGCCTATGACTGCGGCCTCGGCCACGGCCGGGTGCTTTATCAGGACGTCCTCCATCTCGGTAGTCCCTATCCTGTGGCCGGCCACCTTGAGGACCTCGTCAGCCCTGCCGAGGAGCCAGAAGTAGCCCTCCTCGTCCTTGACGGCGTAGTCGCCAGCGTAGAAGTAGCCTGGGAACCTGCTCCAGTAAGTCTTTACGTACCTCTCAGGGTCGCCCCAGACGCCCAACATCATGCCGGGCCACGGCTTCTTGATTATAAGGTAGCCCCTTACCCCTGGCGGCGTCGGGTTGCCGTTCTCGTCTACTACATCAGCCACTATTCCGGGCAGCGGGAACGTGGCCGAGCCAGGCTTGAGGGTGACAAGCGATATGCCTGGGGCGGGCGATATCATGGCTGCCCCGGTCTCTGTCATCCACCATGTGTCTACTATTGGGCACCTCATCTTGCCGATCAGCTCGAAGTACCACCTCCAGACGTCGGGGTTTATGGGCTCGCCCACGGTGCCCAGTATCCTCAGCGTTGACAGGTCGTGCTTCCTGACCCACTCGTCGCCGTACTGCCTGAGCGTCCTCAGGGCGGTGGGGCTCGTGTAGAATATCGTGACGCCGTACTTCTCCACTATCTGCCACGGCCTGTCGGGCTGCGGGTAGTCTATGGCGCCCTCGTACATGACCTCTGTGGCGCCGTTCAGCAGCGGACCGTAGACTATGTAGGTGTGGCCCGTTATCCAGCCCACGTCGGCCATCGTCCAGTGGACGTCCTCAGGCCTTATGTCCCAGTTCCACTTGAACACGTTGTAGACGTAGACCATGTAGCCGCCGACGCTGTGCATTACCCCCTTCGGCTTGCCAGTGGTGCCGCTGGTGTAGAGTATGAAGAGCACGTCATCAGACTTCCTCGGCACCGGCTTGACGTAGGTGGTGTCGGGGTACTTGGAGGTCAGCTCGTGGTACCAGACGTCCCTCCCCTCAACCCAGTTCACCGGGTTCCCGAGCCTCCTGACCACAACGACCTTCTCTACCTTGGCCCCCTGCTTCTCAGCCAGGGAGACGCCCTCGTCGGCGCCCTTCTTGAGCTCAACTACCTTGCCCTTTCTCCAGTAGCCGTCAGCCGTTATCAGGACCCTCGACTTGGCGTCGACTATCCTGTCGGCGAGGGCCGAGGGGCTGAAGCCCGAGAAGACCACGCTGTGTATGCCCCCGACCCTGGTCACTGCGAGCATGGCTATGGGCAGCTCCGGTATCATGGGCATGTATATCGTGACTGTGTCGCCCGGCTTCACGCCCAGGTCCTGGAGAGCCCTGGCGAGCTTGTTGACCTCCCTGAAGAGGTCCCTGTAGCTCAGGACCCTGCTGGTCCCGTCCTCGCCCTCCCAGTAGTAGGCCACCTTGTTGGCCACGTGGGTGCCCATCCAGCGGTCAAGGGCGTTCAGGTTGATGTTGGTCTCCCCTCCCACGAACCACCTGTAGAAGGGCGGGTTAGAGTCATCAAGGACCTTGTCCCAAGTCCTATACCACACCAGCTCCCTGGCCCTCTCGTCCCAGAACTTTATGGGGTCCTCAACTGAGGCGCGCCAGAAGTCAAGGTACTTGTTGTGGTGAGGGAAGTACTTCTCGCCGTAGGGTAAGGGCTCTATCCTCTGGGCCTCAGGAGATGACGTATATCCCACCTCGTATTCACAACTTTATACATATTAGCCCACTATTTAAAGGTTCCATATAGTGGGTTTTATTATGTTCTGTCCCACTTATATCCTAGTTAGAGTTAAATATGTTTATATATATATTATAATTTAGAGTTACTTTCGATAGCCCTTAGGACCAGGCCCTCCCGTAAAGGTCCTTTGAGCAGGGGGCCCTGAGGAGTCCCCTTCACAACGCCGTGAGCGTAGCCCTCCAGCCCCTTCCCCCTCATGCCTGAGGCCAGGAGCCTCCTCTGCGCTTCAACTCGCCTTGCAGAAGGCGTTTAACCCCTCCTTGGTAGAGGTCTCTAGACGCGAGGGCGACGCCGACGATGGGCGACTGTGAAGAGCTTTACGAGAGGCTTGCCGAGACGAGGGAGAGAGTTAAGGACATTGAGAGTTCACTCACGGAGATATTAGACGATCTTCAGAAGGTGGCCAGCTCTGAGGTAGACCTTATATCATGCTTGAAGTCTCATGCCCCCGACTACTTCTCATGGCTTGATGGGAGTCCTGCGGACGGCCTTCAGCTCAACGTTCAGCTTAACGGCGACCCCGCCGCACAGGCCGGCGCGGGGCCTGAAGACTGCACGAGGGTACGTCAAGCCCTCATACAGGCCACCTCCAGAGAGGCCTCGCTCTCGTTCCAGATGGCTGAGGTCGGCGCCGTCATTAGGAACGAGGTGATAAGGCTGTCCGGCCTAGCGGCGCTCTGCAGGCACTACGAGCCTGAGCGATCTGAGAGGGTCAG is part of the Acidilobus sp. 7A genome and encodes:
- the acs gene encoding acetate--CoA ligase → MGYTSSPEAQRIEPLPYGEKYFPHHNKYLDFWRASVEDPIKFWDERARELVWYRTWDKVLDDSNPPFYRWFVGGETNINLNALDRWMGTHVANKVAYYWEGEDGTSRVLSYRDLFREVNKLARALQDLGVKPGDTVTIYMPMIPELPIAMLAVTRVGGIHSVVFSGFSPSALADRIVDAKSRVLITADGYWRKGKVVELKKGADEGVSLAEKQGAKVEKVVVVRRLGNPVNWVEGRDVWYHELTSKYPDTTYVKPVPRKSDDVLFILYTSGTTGKPKGVMHSVGGYMVYVYNVFKWNWDIRPEDVHWTMADVGWITGHTYIVYGPLLNGATEVMYEGAIDYPQPDRPWQIVEKYGVTIFYTSPTALRTLRQYGDEWVRKHDLSTLRILGTVGEPINPDVWRWYFELIGKMRCPIVDTWWMTETGAAMISPAPGISLVTLKPGSATFPLPGIVADVVDENGNPTPPGVRGYLIIKKPWPGMMLGVWGDPERYVKTYWSRFPGYFYAGDYAVKDEEGYFWLLGRADEVLKVAGHRIGTTEMEDVLIKHPAVAEAAVIGAPDPVKGEVPVAAVVLKAGYQPDEQLRKELIELIRTQIGPIATPKTVLFVRKLPKTRSGKIMRRLLKNIMEDRPLGDTTTLEDPTAVEELVKAWEEFKAQMK